A portion of the Cryptomeria japonica chromosome 5, Sugi_1.0, whole genome shotgun sequence genome contains these proteins:
- the LOC131077941 gene encoding uncharacterized protein LOC131077941 — MGTFVGHVLPGLGFMLIGLWHLLNTITNYAQSPWEFHTRPWFPAKFRGRVVKHLELLAILAGSCLSISAELFIGPKRHQPLADDWTIPPDHLNNFEHSSISLFFLIYAAVAIYVDRHEIHVPHGMLHVVAALAFSQELLLFHLHSADHMGAEGQYHWLLQLIVLLSLVSTILEVPFPKSFLMAMVRSMSILFQGLWFVHMGLVLWIPMFVPKGCKMNAEHGHVVVRCENQGADMRAKALANLQFNWYLASLLIFTLVLYVKMMQRYGGQKLVSYISVDEMGNAAKNSSDKQRWSMDGSQSSMDMENMQPLNLER; from the coding sequence ATGGGTACCTTCGTAGGCCATGTCTTACCGGGCTTAGGATTTATGCTTATTGGCCTCTGGCATCTCCTCAATACCATCACAAATTATGCCCAATCTCCATGGGAATTCCACACCAGGCCCTGGTTTCCCGCTAAATTTAGAGGCAGAGTAGTAAAGCATTTGGAACTTCTCGCTATTTTAGCGGGGTCCTGTCTTTCAATTTCTGCAGAGCTTTTCATCGGGCCAAAGCGACATCAGCCTCTGGCAGATGACTGGACTATTCCTCCCGACCACCTCAACAATTTCGAGCACTCTTCTATTTCATTGTTTTTTCTCATCTACGCCGCCGTGGCAATCTACGTGGACAGGCATGAGATCCACGTGCCACACGGGATGCTCCACGTGGTTGCCGCGCTGGCGTTCAGCCAGGAGTTATTGCTGTTCCATCTGCACTCCGCTGATCACATGGGGGCCGAGGGCCAATACCACTGGCTGCTACAGCTTATAGTTCTGCTTAGCTTGGTCTCCACTATTTTAGAGGTACCTTTTCCCAAGAGCTTTTTGATGGCCATGGTGAGGTCAATGTCTATATTATTTCAGGGATTATGGTTTGTACACATGGGATTGGTGCTGTGGATTCCTATGTTTGTTCCAAAAGGGTGTAAAATGAACGCAGAGCACGGTCATGTGGTGGTGAGATGTGAAAACCAGGGGGCTGACATGAGGGCCAAAGCCCTGGCCAATTTGCAGTTCAATTGGTACTTGGCCTCTTTGCTTATATTCACTCTAGTGCTCTATGTTAAAATGATGCAACGTTATGGCGGCCAAAAATTAGTGTCGTATATTTCAGTGGATGAGATGGGGAACGCCGCTAAAAATAGCAGCGACAAACAGAGGTGGTCAATGGATGGATCACAGAGTTCCATGGACATGGAGAATATGCAGCCTCTAAATCTAGAAAGATGA